Proteins from a genomic interval of Lysobacter arenosi:
- a CDS encoding alpha/beta fold hydrolase, whose translation MRHRIGYAETLGPRVEMFGGRARLDHYAGAEAGGVLQTPFRLRRSVRSSFHPESAMSRVSMLLSCLRRPHVAALCLALSCATPALAEQAPLVFSPYAFETRGHGTIAAEAAFLDVPRRHAEPDGKRMRLRVVRLPATGGDGRTAPVIYLAGGPGGSGIGTARGPRWPVFDRVRREADVLLLDQRGAGLSEPPPPCPHEQHFDDAQPMQRDAALAALRATVAQCVAYWREAGIDLGAYTTVESAGDIEDLRRALGVPKVSLWGMSYGTHLALASMRLHGAGLDRVVLMGTEGPDDTLKLPLAADALLADLSVIAAGAGFEDLTGSAKRVLETLRQQPRQGRSVMHGGKLVTIGEFDAQLVMTASLGRRTTQQWLPAVLREAERGDYDPLADLVLLVRSEFAGFGAMPLAMDVASGQSPQRRALVEAQARKSLFGDALNFPFPQIADGLGLVDLGEAFRGPLRSDVPVLFISGTLDGRTPPANAEAIKPGITNSTSLLVRGASHDNEMWLGNAVIAGNIADFLAGRDVHDAVLELPPPEFAKSKADLPVALPR comes from the coding sequence ATGCGCCATCGTATCGGCTACGCGGAGACACTGGGCCCCCGCGTGGAGATGTTCGGCGGACGGGCGCGACTCGATCACTACGCAGGAGCGGAAGCTGGCGGCGTGTTGCAGACGCCGTTCCGCTTGCGGCGATCGGTCCGCTCTTCCTTCCACCCGGAGTCCGCCATGTCCCGAGTCTCGATGCTCCTCTCCTGTCTTCGTCGTCCGCATGTGGCGGCGCTGTGCCTGGCGCTCTCATGTGCGACGCCTGCGCTGGCCGAACAAGCCCCCCTCGTTTTCTCGCCTTATGCGTTCGAGACGCGGGGGCACGGCACGATCGCCGCCGAGGCCGCCTTCCTGGACGTGCCGCGCCGGCATGCCGAGCCCGACGGCAAGCGCATGCGCTTGCGGGTGGTGCGTCTGCCGGCGACAGGTGGCGATGGCCGCACCGCGCCGGTGATCTACCTGGCCGGCGGTCCCGGCGGTTCAGGCATTGGCACTGCGCGCGGGCCGCGCTGGCCGGTGTTCGACCGGGTCCGGCGCGAGGCCGACGTATTGCTGCTCGATCAGCGTGGCGCGGGCCTCTCGGAACCGCCGCCGCCGTGCCCGCATGAGCAGCATTTCGACGACGCGCAGCCGATGCAGCGCGACGCTGCCCTGGCCGCGCTGCGCGCCACGGTCGCGCAATGCGTCGCCTACTGGCGAGAGGCGGGCATCGATCTGGGCGCATACACAACTGTTGAGAGTGCAGGCGACATCGAGGACCTCAGGCGCGCGCTCGGTGTGCCGAAAGTGAGCCTGTGGGGCATGAGCTACGGCACGCACCTGGCGCTTGCCAGCATGCGTCTGCACGGCGCGGGCCTTGATCGCGTGGTGTTGATGGGCACCGAAGGGCCGGACGACACGTTGAAGCTGCCATTGGCGGCCGATGCACTGCTGGCGGATCTGAGCGTCATTGCCGCAGGCGCCGGATTCGAGGACCTGACCGGATCGGCCAAGCGCGTGCTCGAGACGCTGCGCCAGCAGCCACGCCAGGGCCGAAGCGTCATGCACGGCGGCAAGCTGGTTACGATCGGCGAGTTCGATGCGCAACTGGTGATGACCGCCTCGCTCGGACGGCGCACGACCCAGCAATGGCTGCCGGCCGTGCTGCGCGAAGCCGAGCGCGGCGACTACGATCCGCTTGCCGATCTCGTGCTGCTGGTGCGCTCGGAGTTCGCCGGGTTCGGCGCCATGCCGCTGGCGATGGACGTGGCATCGGGCCAGAGCCCGCAGCGCCGGGCCCTGGTCGAGGCCCAGGCACGGAAGAGCCTGTTTGGGGACGCGCTGAACTTCCCGTTCCCGCAGATTGCTGACGGCCTCGGGCTCGTCGATCTGGGTGAGGCATTCCGCGGGCCGTTGCGCAGCGATGTGCCGGTGTTGTTCATCAGCGGCACGCTCGACGGACGCACGCCGCCGGCCAATGCAGAGGCGATCAAGCCTGGCATCACGAACAGCACGTCCCTGCTGGTGCGCGGTGCCAGCCACGACAACGAGATGTGGCTGGGAAATGCCGTCATTGCCGGGAACATCGCCGACTTCCTTGCCGGTCGTGACGTGCACGATGCCGTGCTGGAGCTGCCGCCGCCCGAATTCGCCAAAAGCAAGGCCGATCTGCCGGTCGCGCTCCCTCGGTAA
- the aroB gene encoding 3-dehydroquinate synthase — protein MSTMRTVRVEGERLYDISIGPGLLADPVRISHVLRGRHALIVSDSNVAPLYADRVEQTLHAARAGMQVARFVMPAGEQEKTLSRFCQCLDALATLGATRDATVIALGGGVIGDLAGFAAACWMRGIDVIQMPTTLLAMVDSSVGGKTGVDLAAGKNLVGAFHAPRAVIADTTVLRTLPPRELCAGLAEVVKYGAVFGADFLGWLESHASALAAGDDFALTEAIARSCLYKAEVVSRDPYEHGERALLNFGHTFGHAIEAEQGYAGAGSQALNHGEAVAVGMVLAARLSSALGRASAADAQRLQVLLQRLGLPTALPAGLDPQALLARMRLDKKAEAGGLRFILWDHAGLASVVRGVPDELVLDVLRAA, from the coding sequence ATGAGCACCATGCGCACCGTCAGGGTCGAAGGCGAACGTTTGTACGACATCAGCATCGGACCGGGCCTGCTCGCCGACCCGGTGCGCATCAGCCATGTGCTGCGCGGTCGCCACGCGCTGATCGTCAGCGACAGCAACGTCGCCCCGCTCTACGCCGACCGCGTCGAGCAGACCCTGCACGCAGCGCGCGCGGGCATGCAGGTGGCGCGCTTCGTGATGCCGGCCGGCGAACAGGAAAAGACCCTGTCGCGCTTCTGCCAGTGCCTGGATGCGCTGGCCACGCTCGGCGCCACCCGCGATGCGACGGTGATCGCGCTCGGTGGCGGTGTGATCGGCGACCTGGCCGGTTTCGCCGCGGCCTGCTGGATGCGCGGCATCGACGTGATCCAGATGCCGACCACGTTGCTGGCCATGGTCGACTCATCGGTAGGCGGCAAGACCGGTGTCGATCTGGCGGCGGGCAAGAACCTCGTCGGCGCCTTCCACGCCCCGCGTGCGGTGATCGCCGACACCACCGTGCTACGCACGCTGCCGCCGCGCGAGTTGTGCGCCGGCCTGGCCGAAGTAGTGAAGTACGGCGCGGTGTTCGGCGCCGACTTCCTGGGCTGGCTGGAATCGCACGCATCTGCGCTCGCGGCCGGCGACGACTTCGCGCTGACCGAGGCGATCGCGCGCTCGTGCCTGTACAAGGCTGAAGTGGTGTCGCGCGACCCCTATGAACATGGCGAACGCGCACTGCTCAACTTCGGCCACACCTTCGGCCACGCAATCGAGGCCGAGCAGGGTTACGCCGGCGCCGGCAGCCAGGCGCTGAACCACGGCGAAGCGGTCGCCGTCGGCATGGTCCTGGCGGCGCGGCTGTCGTCCGCGCTGGGACGAGCCTCGGCTGCCGACGCACAGCGCCTTCAGGTGCTGCTGCAGCGTCTCGGGTTGCCGACCGCCCTCCCGGCCGGGCTCGACCCGCAGGCCCTGCTGGCGCGCATGCGCCTGGACAAGAAGGCCGAAGCCGGCGGACTGCGCTTCATCCTGTGGGACCACGCCGGCCTGGCCAGCGTGGTCCGGGGCGTGCCGGACGAACTCGTGCTCGACGTGCTGCGCGCCGCCTGA
- a CDS encoding WGR domain-containing protein, with amino-acid sequence MRLLLQQRPDGREAPRFVQLMLQPDLLGGWTLVRETGQIGGRSTLRREQFLDQASALEALEQARDQQLKRGFQLMFVQGADAPK; translated from the coding sequence ATGCGCCTGCTACTGCAACAACGGCCGGACGGCCGAGAAGCACCACGCTTCGTGCAACTGATGCTGCAGCCCGACCTGCTCGGCGGCTGGACGCTGGTGCGCGAAACGGGCCAGATCGGCGGCCGCAGCACGCTGCGGCGCGAGCAGTTCCTCGACCAGGCCAGCGCGCTGGAAGCACTGGAGCAGGCCCGCGACCAGCAGCTCAAGCGCGGCTTCCAGCTGATGTTCGTACAGGGCGCCGACGCCCCGAAGTAG
- a CDS encoding LytR/AlgR family response regulator transcription factor, with product MRILIVEDELLVRQRLLRLCTELAGTRARFDAVADLDSAGDRLQRSVYDGLLLDLNLAGEDGFDLLRSAVAGRYHCVVVSAHRERALQAFEHGVLDFVPKPFTRERLGLALDRLLDVGRYRSGGARYLGIWHAQGTALVELAEVLWIRADGDYSQLRMRNGRSELHDKSLASLTAVLPPDFVRCHRSYLVNLRHVRTLHAGSGSRYWLVLNDGAELPVGRAHVQALRGELALGA from the coding sequence ATGCGCATCCTGATCGTCGAGGACGAGCTGCTGGTTCGCCAGCGCCTGTTGCGCCTGTGCACCGAGCTGGCAGGCACACGTGCACGCTTCGACGCCGTCGCCGACCTGGATTCGGCCGGCGACCGGCTCCAGCGCAGCGTCTACGACGGCCTGCTGCTGGATCTGAACCTGGCGGGCGAAGACGGCTTCGACCTGCTGCGCAGCGCTGTGGCCGGACGCTATCACTGCGTCGTGGTCTCGGCCCACCGCGAGCGTGCGCTGCAGGCCTTCGAGCATGGCGTACTGGATTTCGTCCCCAAGCCCTTCACGCGCGAGCGCCTCGGCCTGGCACTCGACCGGCTGCTGGATGTCGGCCGCTACCGCTCCGGCGGCGCCCGCTATCTGGGCATCTGGCACGCACAAGGCACGGCGCTAGTCGAACTGGCGGAGGTGCTGTGGATCCGCGCCGACGGCGACTACAGCCAGCTGCGCATGCGCAACGGCCGCAGCGAACTGCACGACAAATCACTGGCCAGCCTGACCGCCGTGTTGCCGCCCGATTTCGTCCGCTGCCACCGCTCCTACCTGGTCAACCTGCGCCATGTCCGAACCCTGCATGCGGGTTCGGGCAGCCGCTACTGGCTGGTTCTGAACGATGGCGCGGAGCTGCCGGTCGGCCGCGCC
- a CDS encoding histidine kinase, whose amino-acid sequence MQISRSLTALAVLLGAVSVWLVLASPPPGTSYAQALEMAPASMAVDGTLPGRPPDGLDWRPLDQRELAGWRDPYWLRWRLPAPVAHDAADRAMRLSLRAASQLFWNGQPLPGNGQVGRTADEEQPGRIDIVRVLPPSSPTGTDELVVLASSHHQWFRPRSADAFIAVGPVESIYGHGLGAWLIAALATGALGAACLYFLAVRRGRPRVPGARLLLGLGVIGLALPAVEAWRPLLGYTYPWHGPRLLALQLLHLAAAVLLPAYIARRFCVAVSTAARVAFLAALVAVLAFLPGFDNRGAALLLLSLLASAWLLLRARDEQEERWPILTLVLAGALALPIAGGAFLDGPYFLFLAVLMGFLLLRHAAQLRALDRHNALLREERARLSLQLLQRGIQPHWLMNTLTCLQELIEQAPMRASRLVESLAEQFEHLRESSTRQSVPLEDELALCRNHLDIVGLALDRNIGFEIDADHTGLCLPPGVLHAKVENALTHAGAVACAEQPFHLRVRREDDRWILDLRAARGCAPHRGQGTGTRYIEASLAAAYPRGWRFVQGADGAGWCSRMELTCAS is encoded by the coding sequence ATGCAGATCTCGCGCTCCCTGACCGCACTCGCCGTATTGCTCGGCGCTGTATCCGTCTGGCTGGTACTTGCGTCCCCTCCTCCGGGCACGTCGTACGCGCAGGCATTGGAGATGGCGCCGGCCTCGATGGCGGTTGACGGAACGCTGCCGGGGCGACCGCCGGATGGGCTGGACTGGCGCCCCCTCGACCAGCGCGAACTGGCTGGCTGGCGCGATCCTTACTGGTTGCGATGGCGCCTGCCTGCACCGGTGGCGCACGACGCTGCCGACCGGGCGATGCGCCTGTCGTTGCGCGCCGCCAGCCAGCTCTTCTGGAACGGGCAACCACTGCCTGGCAACGGCCAGGTGGGACGCACCGCGGATGAAGAGCAACCCGGCCGGATCGATATCGTCCGCGTGCTGCCGCCTTCGTCTCCCACCGGCACGGATGAACTGGTCGTGCTCGCGTCCAGTCACCATCAGTGGTTTCGCCCGCGCAGCGCGGATGCCTTCATCGCAGTGGGACCGGTCGAGTCGATCTACGGCCATGGCCTCGGAGCCTGGCTGATCGCGGCCCTCGCGACCGGCGCCCTCGGTGCGGCGTGCCTTTACTTCCTGGCCGTGCGGCGCGGCCGGCCACGCGTGCCGGGCGCTCGCCTGCTGCTCGGGCTCGGCGTCATCGGCCTCGCGCTGCCGGCTGTCGAAGCATGGCGACCGTTGCTGGGCTACACCTACCCATGGCACGGCCCGCGCCTGCTTGCGCTGCAACTGCTGCACCTTGCAGCGGCAGTCCTGTTGCCGGCCTACATCGCGCGTCGTTTCTGCGTTGCGGTGTCCACCGCAGCGCGCGTCGCCTTCCTGGCGGCGCTCGTGGCGGTGCTTGCGTTCCTGCCGGGCTTCGATAATCGCGGCGCGGCCCTGTTGCTGCTGAGCCTGCTGGCGTCCGCATGGCTCCTGCTGCGCGCTCGTGACGAACAGGAGGAGCGGTGGCCGATCCTGACGCTGGTGCTGGCTGGCGCGCTGGCGCTGCCGATCGCCGGCGGCGCGTTTCTCGACGGTCCCTACTTCCTGTTCCTGGCGGTGCTGATGGGCTTCCTGCTTCTGCGCCATGCGGCGCAGCTGCGCGCACTGGACCGGCACAACGCGCTGTTGCGCGAAGAGCGCGCGCGCCTTTCGCTGCAGTTGCTGCAGCGTGGCATCCAGCCGCACTGGCTCATGAACACCCTGACCTGCCTGCAGGAACTGATCGAGCAGGCGCCGATGCGCGCCAGCCGCTTGGTCGAGTCGCTGGCCGAGCAGTTCGAGCATCTGCGCGAGAGCAGCACGCGCCAGAGCGTTCCCCTGGAAGACGAACTCGCTCTTTGCCGCAACCATCTGGACATCGTCGGCCTGGCCCTGGATCGCAACATCGGTTTCGAGATCGACGCCGACCACACCGGACTGTGCTTGCCGCCCGGTGTCCTCCACGCCAAGGTCGAGAACGCACTGACCCATGCCGGTGCCGTCGCCTGCGCAGAGCAACCGTTCCACTTGCGTGTTCGTCGCGAGGACGACCGCTGGATACTGGATCTGCGTGCCGCACGCGGATGCGCACCGCACCGCGGCCAGGGAACTGGCACGCGCTACATCGAAGCCAGCCTTGCCGCGGCGTATCCCCGCGGCTGGCGCTTCGTCCAGGGCGCCGACGGCGCGGGCTGGTGCAGCCGGATGGAGCTGACATGCGCATCCTGA
- a CDS encoding dodecin family protein — protein sequence MSVVKVIELNAASKTSMEDAVKVGLKKCAESVKNIKGAWVNEIKVVTDDGGNVTEWRVNLRVSFVVQ from the coding sequence ATGTCGGTAGTAAAGGTCATCGAGCTCAACGCCGCGTCCAAAACCAGCATGGAGGATGCGGTCAAGGTCGGACTCAAGAAGTGCGCCGAGTCGGTCAAGAACATCAAGGGCGCCTGGGTCAACGAGATCAAGGTCGTCACCGACGATGGCGGCAACGTCACCGAATGGCGGGTCAACCTGCGGGTCAGCTTCGTCGTGCAGTGA
- a CDS encoding shikimate kinase, whose product MNPASNLVLVGPMGAGKSCIGRILADRFGLRLVDVDREIEQRAGASINTIFECEGEVGFRARERSVLAELLADDGLVLSTGGGAVLDPDNRRLLRERGFVVHLHVSVECQIERLARDRSRPLLARGDREQVLHALAAEREPLYAQVADLRLDTNHHNATEVASRLAQELQSQWQRDVPAPVDSGLQRAHSKEPS is encoded by the coding sequence ATGAACCCCGCCAGCAACCTCGTCCTGGTCGGCCCGATGGGCGCCGGCAAGTCGTGCATCGGCCGCATCCTCGCCGATCGCTTCGGCCTGCGCCTGGTCGACGTCGATCGCGAGATCGAGCAGCGCGCCGGCGCCAGCATCAACACCATCTTCGAATGCGAGGGCGAGGTCGGCTTCCGCGCACGCGAGCGCAGCGTGCTGGCCGAACTGCTCGCCGACGACGGCCTGGTGCTTTCCACAGGCGGCGGTGCCGTGCTCGATCCCGACAATCGCCGACTGTTGCGCGAGCGCGGTTTCGTCGTCCACCTGCATGTCAGCGTCGAGTGCCAGATCGAGCGCCTGGCCCGCGACCGCAGTCGCCCGCTGCTTGCACGCGGCGACCGCGAGCAGGTGCTGCACGCCCTCGCCGCCGAACGCGAACCGCTGTACGCGCAGGTCGCCGACCTGCGCTTGGACACCAACCACCACAACGCCACCGAAGTCGCCTCGCGACTGGCGCAGGAACTGCAGTCGCAGTGGCAACGCGACGTCCCTGCCCCGGTCGACTCCGGCTTGCAGCGCGCGCACAGCAAGGAACCGTCATGA
- the hemE gene encoding uroporphyrinogen decarboxylase → MTAAPTPPKNDRFLRALRREPVDATPVWLMRQAGRYLPEYRATRAAAGSFLAMAKNPELACEVTLQPLRRFPLDAAILFSDILTVPDAMGLGLYFVEGEGPKFERPIRSHDDIARLAVPDMDRELRYVTDAVRTIRRELDNSVPLIGFSGSPWTLACYMVEGGGSDNYSKVKSLALNDPAAMHKLLDVVTDSVIAYLDAQRQAGAQALQVFDTWGGVLSPSMYREFSLRYLKRIAQELPRGDEKTPLILFGKGNGAYLEELAASGTEAVGVDWTVELGDAARRTGGKVALQGNLDPVTLYAQPDAIRREVGRALDDYAAGNGGSREGHVFNLGHGMSPDMSPDHVAALVAAVHELSAR, encoded by the coding sequence ATGACCGCAGCCCCCACGCCCCCCAAGAACGACCGTTTCCTGCGCGCCCTGCGCCGCGAGCCGGTCGACGCGACCCCGGTGTGGCTGATGCGCCAGGCCGGCCGCTACCTGCCGGAGTACCGCGCCACCCGCGCCGCCGCCGGCAGCTTCCTGGCGATGGCCAAGAACCCGGAGCTGGCCTGCGAGGTCACTCTGCAGCCGCTGCGTCGCTTCCCGCTGGACGCGGCGATCCTGTTCTCCGACATCCTGACCGTGCCCGACGCGATGGGCCTGGGCCTGTACTTCGTCGAGGGCGAGGGTCCGAAGTTCGAGCGCCCGATCCGCAGCCACGACGACATCGCCCGCCTCGCCGTGCCCGACATGGACCGCGAGCTGCGCTACGTCACCGACGCGGTGCGCACGATCCGTCGCGAACTCGACAACTCGGTGCCGCTGATCGGCTTCTCCGGCAGCCCGTGGACGCTGGCCTGCTACATGGTCGAAGGCGGCGGCAGCGACAACTATTCGAAGGTGAAGTCGCTTGCGCTCAATGACCCGGCAGCGATGCACAAGCTGCTCGACGTGGTCACCGACTCGGTGATCGCCTACCTCGATGCGCAGCGCCAGGCCGGCGCGCAGGCGCTGCAGGTGTTCGACACCTGGGGCGGCGTGCTGTCGCCGTCGATGTACCGCGAGTTCTCGCTGCGCTACCTCAAGCGCATAGCGCAGGAGCTGCCGCGCGGTGACGAGAAGACGCCGCTGATCCTGTTCGGCAAGGGCAATGGCGCCTACCTCGAGGAACTCGCCGCGAGCGGCACCGAAGCCGTCGGCGTCGACTGGACGGTGGAGCTGGGCGATGCCGCGCGCCGCACCGGTGGCAAGGTCGCGCTGCAGGGCAACCTCGATCCGGTGACGCTGTACGCGCAACCGGATGCGATCCGCCGCGAAGTCGGCCGTGCCCTCGACGACTACGCCGCCGGCAATGGCGGTTCGCGCGAAGGCCACGTCTTCAACCTCGGCCATGGCATGTCGCCGGACATGAGCCCCGACCACGTCGCCGCACTGGTGGCGGCGGTGCATGAGCTGAGCGCGCGCTAA